A region from the Lutra lutra chromosome 1, mLutLut1.2, whole genome shotgun sequence genome encodes:
- the LOC125092846 gene encoding methyl-CpG-binding domain protein 3-like 2B isoform X1 translates to MCISCIANAKRGYQDIFLNGNQKQKTHIFQQATSSHIRSAAMEGLASTRSSNQPTLSKLKRNMMLQTIEKKRQVHLTKAKKRHHERAVPPTRLTSCVFKKPVTSITSHPGNEVRYNQWDRTLEKPQQISAYSRLQGLQAHSSEGEILSTLDFISTSQLIALDSADVGSLPSGPGPSMVPFWAGMVPGVGLHLPAPICRQQVTPGDIRRQTWKVRKSRERLAEALRADRLAREVERARSQEGRSDN, encoded by the exons GGGAATCAGAAGCAGAAAACTCACATTTTCCAGCAAGCCACCAGCTCTCACATCAGGAGTGCAGCCATGGAGGGACTTGCATCCACGCGTTCTTCCAACCAGCCCACTTTG agcaAGCTCAAAAGAAACATGATGCTCCAGACcatagagaagaaaagacaagtcCATTTAACCAAGGCCAAGAAAAGACATCATGAAAGAGCTGTACCTCCTACAAGGCTGACCAGTTGcgtttttaaaaagccagtcaCAAGCATAACTTCTCATCCTGGCAATGAGGTCAGGTATAATCAATGGGACAGGACCTTGGAGAAGCCCCAGCAAATCTCTGCATACAGCAGACTGCAGGGACTCCAAGCCCACAGCAGCGAAGGAGAAATTTTAAGTACTTTGGACTTCATAAGTACCTCACAACTCATTGCACTAGACAGTGCGGATGTAGGGTCTCTACCTAGTGGCCCTGGGCCCAGCATGGTACCATTTTGGGCAGGGATGGTCCCAGGAGTGGGTCTCCATCTCCCAGCACCCATCTGCAGACAGCAAGTAACACCTGGAGATATCCGGAGACAGACTTGGAAAGTGAGAAAATCAAGAGAGAGACTGGCTGAGGCCTTGAGGGCAGACAGGCTTGCCAGGGAGGTGGAGAGAGCCAGAAGCCAAGAGGGACGTTCTGACAACTAG
- the LOC125092846 gene encoding putative methyl-CpG-binding domain protein 3-like 5 isoform X3, with the protein MEGLASTRSSNQPTLSKLKRNMMLQTIEKKRQVHLTKAKKRHHERAVPPTRLTSCVFKKPVTSITSHPGNEVRYNQWDRTLEKPQQISAYSRLQGLQAHSSEGEILSTLDFISTSQLIALDSADVGSLPSGPGPSMVPFWAGMVPGVGLHLPAPICRQQVTPGDIRRQTWKVRKSRERLAEALRADRLAREVERARSQEGRSDN; encoded by the exons ATGGAGGGACTTGCATCCACGCGTTCTTCCAACCAGCCCACTTTG agcaAGCTCAAAAGAAACATGATGCTCCAGACcatagagaagaaaagacaagtcCATTTAACCAAGGCCAAGAAAAGACATCATGAAAGAGCTGTACCTCCTACAAGGCTGACCAGTTGcgtttttaaaaagccagtcaCAAGCATAACTTCTCATCCTGGCAATGAGGTCAGGTATAATCAATGGGACAGGACCTTGGAGAAGCCCCAGCAAATCTCTGCATACAGCAGACTGCAGGGACTCCAAGCCCACAGCAGCGAAGGAGAAATTTTAAGTACTTTGGACTTCATAAGTACCTCACAACTCATTGCACTAGACAGTGCGGATGTAGGGTCTCTACCTAGTGGCCCTGGGCCCAGCATGGTACCATTTTGGGCAGGGATGGTCCCAGGAGTGGGTCTCCATCTCCCAGCACCCATCTGCAGACAGCAAGTAACACCTGGAGATATCCGGAGACAGACTTGGAAAGTGAGAAAATCAAGAGAGAGACTGGCTGAGGCCTTGAGGGCAGACAGGCTTGCCAGGGAGGTGGAGAGAGCCAGAAGCCAAGAGGGACGTTCTGACAACTAG
- the LOC125092846 gene encoding methyl-CpG-binding domain protein 3-like 2B isoform X2 — MCISCIANAKRGYQDIFLNSKLKRNMMLQTIEKKRQVHLTKAKKRHHERAVPPTRLTSCVFKKPVTSITSHPGNEVRYNQWDRTLEKPQQISAYSRLQGLQAHSSEGEILSTLDFISTSQLIALDSADVGSLPSGPGPSMVPFWAGMVPGVGLHLPAPICRQQVTPGDIRRQTWKVRKSRERLAEALRADRLAREVERARSQEGRSDN; from the coding sequence agcaAGCTCAAAAGAAACATGATGCTCCAGACcatagagaagaaaagacaagtcCATTTAACCAAGGCCAAGAAAAGACATCATGAAAGAGCTGTACCTCCTACAAGGCTGACCAGTTGcgtttttaaaaagccagtcaCAAGCATAACTTCTCATCCTGGCAATGAGGTCAGGTATAATCAATGGGACAGGACCTTGGAGAAGCCCCAGCAAATCTCTGCATACAGCAGACTGCAGGGACTCCAAGCCCACAGCAGCGAAGGAGAAATTTTAAGTACTTTGGACTTCATAAGTACCTCACAACTCATTGCACTAGACAGTGCGGATGTAGGGTCTCTACCTAGTGGCCCTGGGCCCAGCATGGTACCATTTTGGGCAGGGATGGTCCCAGGAGTGGGTCTCCATCTCCCAGCACCCATCTGCAGACAGCAAGTAACACCTGGAGATATCCGGAGACAGACTTGGAAAGTGAGAAAATCAAGAGAGAGACTGGCTGAGGCCTTGAGGGCAGACAGGCTTGCCAGGGAGGTGGAGAGAGCCAGAAGCCAAGAGGGACGTTCTGACAACTAG